The Amycolatopsis sp. DG1A-15b genome window below encodes:
- a CDS encoding ABC transporter ATP-binding protein, with product MTTAVSVRGLRKQYPGHLAVAGLDLEIAQGEVFSLLGPNGAGKTTTVEILEGHRRRTAGEVTVLGEDPAKAGRAWRARLGIVLQTATDAAELSVAETVRHFAKYYPDSRDPDEVIEKVGLTEKAGTRIKALSGGQRRRVDVALGIIGRPELLFLDEPTTGFDPEARRQFWALISDLAAEGTTILLTTHYLDEAEALADRVAVIARGEIVAQDTPQNLGGRAAAEATVRWIDERGEHVERTAYPTKLVTELSAGGRELAGLTVTRPSLEDIYLDLIGDKA from the coding sequence ATGACCACAGCAGTCAGCGTGCGCGGCCTGCGCAAGCAGTACCCCGGTCACCTCGCGGTGGCCGGGCTCGATCTGGAGATCGCCCAGGGCGAGGTGTTTTCCCTGCTCGGCCCGAACGGCGCGGGGAAGACCACGACCGTGGAGATCCTCGAAGGGCACCGGCGGCGGACGGCCGGCGAGGTCACCGTGCTCGGCGAGGATCCCGCCAAGGCCGGCCGCGCGTGGCGGGCCCGGCTGGGGATCGTCCTGCAGACGGCGACCGACGCCGCCGAGCTGAGCGTCGCCGAGACCGTCCGGCACTTCGCGAAGTACTACCCCGACTCGCGCGACCCCGACGAAGTGATCGAAAAGGTCGGGCTCACCGAGAAGGCCGGAACGCGGATCAAGGCGCTGTCCGGCGGGCAGCGCCGCCGCGTCGACGTCGCACTCGGCATCATCGGGCGCCCCGAGCTGCTCTTCCTCGACGAGCCGACCACCGGTTTCGACCCCGAGGCGCGGCGGCAGTTCTGGGCGCTGATCAGCGACCTCGCCGCCGAGGGCACCACCATCCTGCTCACCACGCACTACCTGGACGAGGCCGAAGCGCTCGCGGACCGCGTCGCGGTCATCGCGCGTGGCGAGATCGTCGCCCAGGACACGCCGCAGAACCTGGGCGGCCGGGCGGCCGCCGAGGCCACCGTGCGCTGGATCGACGAACGCGGCGAGCACGTCGAGCGCACCGCGTACCCGACCAAGCTCGTCACCGAGCTCTCTGCTGGGGGTAGAGAGCTCGCCGGGCTGACCGTGACCAGGCCGAGCCTGGAGGACATCTACCTCGACCTGATCGGAGACAAAGCGTGA
- a CDS encoding ABC transporter permease yields the protein MTLPGPLFLGLARGGSELRQFFRNKEQVVFTFSLPAVLMVLLGSILDGPTALDGVTSGQLLAAGMIGSGIVSTSFNSIATGVTADRETGALKRLRGTPMPAASYFIGKMALVAVSSLAQTVLMAGVAVLLFGLKLPSDPAKWLTLLWVFALGIVSCTLLGIAISSLAKSTNGAVAIVQMLYLVLQFISGVFVSPITHLPKVMVDIASFFPLKWICQGFRSVFLPDGAVRMEMAGTWELPRVALVLAIWCVAGAVLARLTFRWTDGK from the coding sequence CTGACACTTCCCGGCCCGCTCTTCCTCGGGCTCGCCCGCGGCGGCTCCGAGCTGCGGCAGTTCTTCCGGAACAAGGAACAGGTGGTCTTCACCTTCTCCCTCCCCGCGGTGCTGATGGTCCTGCTCGGGTCCATCCTGGACGGTCCGACGGCGCTCGACGGCGTCACGTCCGGCCAGCTGCTGGCCGCCGGGATGATCGGCTCCGGCATCGTGTCGACGTCGTTCAACAGCATCGCGACCGGCGTCACGGCCGACCGGGAAACCGGGGCCCTCAAGCGCCTGCGCGGCACGCCGATGCCGGCGGCGTCGTACTTCATCGGCAAGATGGCGCTGGTCGCGGTGTCCAGCCTGGCCCAGACGGTGCTGATGGCCGGGGTCGCCGTCCTGCTGTTCGGGCTGAAGCTGCCGTCCGACCCGGCGAAGTGGCTGACGCTGCTGTGGGTCTTCGCGCTCGGCATCGTTTCGTGCACCCTGCTCGGGATCGCGATCAGCTCGCTCGCGAAGTCCACCAACGGTGCGGTCGCCATCGTGCAGATGCTGTACCTGGTGCTGCAGTTCATCTCCGGTGTGTTCGTCTCGCCGATCACGCACCTGCCGAAAGTTATGGTGGACATCGCGTCGTTCTTCCCGCTGAAGTGGATCTGCCAGGGTTTCCGGTCGGTCTTCCTGCCGGACGGCGCCGTGAGGATGGAGATGGCCGGGACATGGGAACTGCCGCGGGTGGCGCTGGTGCTGGCGATCTGGTGCGTGGCGGGAGCGGTGCTGGCGCGGCTGACCTTCCGGTGGACCGACGGGAAGTGA
- a CDS encoding sensor histidine kinase, which translates to MRDAWDRFNWLWEILFAVAYLATTVLVVLDEGDPVRTAVAVGALTALALTYLLWGRRVVRDDGHLRQRWALALVVVALVAVAMLANTTTSFILFMVCPLLFSTLEFRPAAVLTTAVILMSPASSIVNNGLRGPTLHILLPMTAILVVFGVLSGKFILHVVEESRGRADLITRLEESQAEVVRLSREAGTAAERERLAQEIHDTLAQGFTSIVTLAQAIESELDTDPAAARRHAELAARTARDNLAEARAMVAALAPADLAAGSLVDALRRQADRLADETGVPVEYEVDDALPAIGMAAEVVLLRGAQEALNNVRRHAAASAVSVHLSVVDGSVRLSVRDDGAGFDPDHATGFGLRGMRSRAEQVGGRLSVRSGPRGTELTLEVPA; encoded by the coding sequence GTGAGGGACGCCTGGGACCGGTTCAACTGGCTCTGGGAGATCCTCTTCGCGGTGGCGTACCTGGCCACGACCGTGCTGGTGGTGCTGGACGAGGGCGACCCGGTGCGCACGGCGGTCGCGGTCGGGGCGCTGACCGCACTGGCGCTGACCTACCTGCTGTGGGGCCGCCGGGTCGTGCGGGACGACGGGCACCTGCGGCAACGCTGGGCCCTGGCGCTCGTGGTCGTGGCGCTGGTCGCGGTCGCGATGCTCGCCAACACGACGACCAGCTTCATCCTGTTCATGGTCTGCCCGCTGTTGTTCTCGACCCTCGAATTCCGCCCGGCCGCGGTGCTCACCACGGCGGTGATCCTGATGAGCCCGGCGTCGTCGATCGTGAACAACGGGCTGCGCGGCCCGACGCTGCACATCCTGCTGCCGATGACCGCGATCCTCGTCGTGTTCGGCGTGCTGTCGGGCAAGTTCATCCTGCACGTCGTCGAGGAGAGCCGGGGGCGGGCCGACCTGATCACGCGGCTCGAGGAGAGCCAGGCCGAGGTCGTCCGGCTCTCCCGGGAGGCGGGCACCGCGGCCGAGCGCGAACGGCTCGCCCAGGAGATCCACGACACCCTCGCCCAGGGGTTCACCAGCATCGTCACCCTCGCCCAGGCCATCGAGTCCGAATTGGACACCGACCCCGCCGCGGCGCGGCGGCACGCGGAGCTGGCCGCGCGCACCGCGCGGGACAACCTGGCGGAGGCACGCGCGATGGTCGCCGCGCTGGCCCCGGCGGACCTCGCGGCCGGTTCGCTGGTCGACGCCCTCCGGCGGCAGGCCGACCGGCTCGCCGACGAGACCGGCGTGCCGGTCGAGTACGAAGTGGACGATGCGCTGCCGGCGATCGGCATGGCGGCCGAAGTGGTCCTGCTGCGGGGCGCGCAGGAAGCGCTGAACAACGTGCGCCGGCACGCGGCCGCGTCGGCGGTGTCGGTTCACCTGTCCGTTGTGGACGGTTCGGTGCGGCTGTCGGTGCGCGATGACGGCGCCGGCTTCGACCCGGACCACGCCACGGGTTTCGGGTTGCGCGGGATGCGGTCCCGCGCCGAGCAGGTCGGTGGCAGACTGAGCGTCCGAAGTGGCCCCCGCGGCACCGAACTCACCCTGGAGGTGCCGGCTTGA